Proteins found in one Paenibacillus borealis genomic segment:
- a CDS encoding carbon-nitrogen hydrolase family protein — protein MAIRVSAVQYHLHTISSFGEFAARCEHYIKTAGEYGAEFILFPEFLTTQLMSIGNEEGEALGIEDLPQFTDRYREMFSGYARKYAVHIIGGTHVLRRNDKLYNVAHLFYPDGRIAEQAKLHITPAEVEGWNMGAGEGLEVFQTDKGTIAMLTCYDIEFPEIVRMARAKGADVIFCPSCTDDRHGFHRVRYTSHARAIENQVYVVLTGTVGSLPTVDLMRANFGQAAVITPNDIPFPPQGLLAEGEIGGDMIITADLDLDLLYRVREHGSVTTWRDRRTDLYTDWT, from the coding sequence ATGGCTATTCGCGTATCCGCTGTACAATATCATTTGCATACCATCTCTTCCTTCGGGGAGTTTGCCGCCCGGTGCGAGCACTATATAAAGACCGCCGGAGAGTACGGGGCTGAATTCATCCTGTTCCCCGAATTTCTGACGACACAGCTGATGTCCATAGGTAATGAGGAAGGGGAAGCACTTGGTATAGAGGATCTGCCGCAGTTCACAGACCGTTACCGGGAGATGTTCTCCGGGTATGCCAGGAAATATGCTGTACATATTATCGGGGGCACCCATGTGCTGCGCCGGAACGATAAGCTCTATAATGTAGCTCACCTGTTTTACCCGGACGGAAGAATTGCCGAGCAGGCCAAGCTTCATATCACACCAGCTGAAGTAGAAGGCTGGAATATGGGCGCAGGTGAAGGGCTGGAGGTCTTCCAGACAGACAAAGGAACCATCGCCATGCTCACCTGTTACGATATCGAATTTCCGGAGATTGTGCGCATGGCCCGGGCCAAAGGTGCGGATGTAATCTTCTGCCCTTCCTGTACAGATGACCGCCATGGCTTCCACCGGGTGAGATATACCAGCCATGCCCGTGCCATTGAGAATCAAGTTTACGTTGTGCTGACGGGTACTGTAGGCTCGCTGCCTACCGTTGATCTGATGAGGGCTAACTTTGGGCAAGCGGCAGTCATTACACCTAATGATATTCCGTTCCCTCCGCAAGGCCTGCTGGCCGAGGGTGAAATAGGCGGCGATATGATCATTACAGCTGATCTGGATCTGGATCTGCTGTACCGGGTCCGTGAGCACGGATCTGTAACTACATGGCGTGACCGCCGGACGGATCTGTACACGGACTGGACCTAA
- a CDS encoding S8 family peptidase, producing the protein MDYYGFWQMLLEEIKAAPTNAQRRIVTFNDPRMYAGALSQWKSLKTKTPGLRQVQVSTLIRAFFVPAAGAGKLMDRYADSLCIEEDHRIQVHSVSPDKSGSAMLPWGVKAIHAPQAWSKSTGVHVKIGVIDTGVDFRHPDLKHSLASGVNLLNRGMMPLDDNGHGTHIAGTLAAAGGTRGMMGVAPRALIYPVKAFDHSGSAYVSDIVLGIDWCVQNKIDIINMSFGMKTRSKALHDVVIKAYRAGIAIIASSGNDGKRGGDYPARYPETIAVGALDRRQRVAAFSNRGPYIDVYGPGEGIPSCWLREGYKEMSGTSMATSHVTGAAALLLALRPGLSPRELKLLLRRTASPVRLRKGQRRASLGGGAADALRLLRAGARARRSGGGGTAKAAAAKA; encoded by the coding sequence ATGGATTATTACGGATTTTGGCAGATGCTGCTTGAAGAGATTAAGGCTGCCCCTACAAATGCCCAGCGGCGTATTGTAACCTTCAACGATCCCCGCATGTATGCCGGAGCGCTATCACAGTGGAAATCACTTAAGACTAAAACGCCGGGGCTGCGGCAGGTTCAGGTATCTACGCTGATCCGGGCCTTCTTCGTGCCTGCCGCCGGAGCAGGAAAGCTGATGGACCGTTATGCCGATTCCCTATGTATAGAAGAAGATCACCGGATTCAGGTTCACTCCGTGTCACCGGATAAGAGCGGTTCTGCCATGTTGCCCTGGGGGGTCAAGGCGATTCATGCCCCGCAGGCCTGGTCCAAATCCACAGGGGTCCACGTGAAGATCGGCGTCATCGATACAGGCGTGGACTTCCGCCATCCCGATCTGAAGCATTCGCTCGCTTCCGGGGTCAATCTGCTGAACCGCGGCATGATGCCGCTGGATGACAACGGCCACGGCACACATATTGCCGGCACACTGGCTGCAGCCGGAGGGACGCGCGGCATGATGGGCGTAGCCCCCCGGGCGCTGATCTATCCGGTTAAGGCTTTTGACCACAGCGGCTCCGCCTATGTGTCCGATATAGTTCTTGGCATCGATTGGTGCGTGCAGAACAAGATCGATATCATTAATATGAGCTTCGGGATGAAGACCCGGAGCAAAGCTCTGCATGATGTGGTGATCAAGGCCTACCGGGCCGGGATCGCCATCATCGCCTCCAGCGGCAACGACGGCAAGCGCGGCGGGGATTACCCCGCGCGCTATCCGGAGACTATTGCCGTAGGCGCCCTGGACAGAAGGCAGCGCGTTGCTGCCTTCAGCAACCGCGGACCGTACATCGACGTGTACGGTCCGGGCGAGGGCATCCCCTCCTGCTGGCTGCGGGAGGGGTATAAAGAAATGAGCGGCACCTCTATGGCGACATCGCATGTCACCGGTGCCGCGGCCCTGCTGCTCGCGCTGCGGCCGGGGCTGTCGCCGCGCGAGCTGAAGCTGCTCTTGCGCCGCACAGCTTCGCCGGTGCGGCTGCGTAAGGGCCAGCGCCGCGCCTCGCTGGGCGGCGGCGCGGCCGATGCGCTGCGCCTGCTGCGCGCAGGCGCCCGGGCACGGCGCAGCGGCGGCGGCGGAACCGCCAAAGCTGCTGCTGCGAAGGCTTAG
- the argS gene encoding arginine--tRNA ligase produces MTQSLNPLQLANERVKEAIAEAIVAAGLVSREELPAIVLEVPKDKAHGDMATNAAMQLTKIAKRNPRQIAEAIIEHLDTGRASIEKAEIAGPGFINFTLSKSYLYPVIALVAEQGDDYGRVEIGKGQKVEVEFVSANPTGSLHLGHARGAAVGDALCNVLDYAGYKVTREYYINDAGNQVANLCKSIETRYLQELGQPAEMPEDGYHGEDIKGFAKELVAEKGDSLLAMTPGDRAAFFRTYGLAKELDKIKRDLSRFRVNFDIWFSETSLYENGEVLRSLDELRERGEVYEEEGATWLQTTKYGDDKDRVLIKNDGTYTYLTPDIAYHSDKYGRGYDKMINIWGADHHGYIPRMKAAMSALGNDPEKLVVLIAQMVSLFQNGEKVKMSKRTGKAVTMEDLMEEVGLDAIRYFFTMRSMDSHLDFDMDLAISTSNENPVFYVQYAHARICSIFRQAEEQGIVLPDYADIDYSKLTAVHEYDLLRKIGELPAEITIAAEGYAPHRLVRYVYDLASLFHSYYKAERVITEDAAQTVARLALLGAARTTIANVLRLVGVTAPDRM; encoded by the coding sequence ATGACACAAAGTTTAAATCCGCTTCAGCTTGCCAATGAACGGGTGAAAGAGGCCATTGCCGAGGCTATCGTAGCCGCCGGCCTGGTGTCCCGGGAAGAGCTTCCGGCGATCGTGCTGGAAGTACCCAAAGACAAGGCGCATGGAGATATGGCTACCAATGCCGCTATGCAGCTCACCAAGATTGCGAAGCGCAATCCCCGACAAATTGCTGAAGCGATTATTGAGCATCTGGATACCGGCCGCGCTTCTATCGAGAAGGCGGAAATTGCCGGCCCGGGCTTCATCAACTTCACGCTGTCCAAAAGCTATCTGTATCCTGTCATTGCGCTCGTTGCCGAGCAGGGTGACGATTATGGCCGCGTAGAGATCGGTAAAGGGCAGAAGGTGGAAGTGGAATTTGTCAGCGCCAATCCTACAGGCAGCCTGCATTTGGGCCATGCCCGCGGAGCTGCTGTCGGCGATGCGCTCTGTAACGTGCTGGATTACGCGGGTTACAAGGTGACGCGTGAGTACTACATCAACGATGCCGGTAACCAGGTCGCCAATCTGTGCAAATCGATTGAGACCCGTTACCTGCAGGAGCTGGGCCAGCCGGCCGAGATGCCTGAGGACGGCTATCACGGCGAAGATATCAAAGGCTTCGCCAAGGAGCTTGTCGCTGAGAAGGGTGACTCCCTGCTGGCAATGACTCCCGGTGACCGGGCGGCATTCTTCCGCACCTACGGCCTAGCCAAGGAGCTGGACAAAATCAAACGCGACCTCAGCCGTTTCCGGGTCAACTTCGATATCTGGTTCAGCGAAACCTCCCTGTACGAGAACGGCGAAGTGCTGCGTTCGCTTGACGAGCTCCGGGAACGCGGTGAAGTGTATGAAGAGGAAGGCGCCACCTGGCTGCAGACCACCAAATACGGTGACGACAAAGACCGCGTGCTGATTAAGAATGACGGTACATACACGTACCTCACACCGGATATTGCCTACCATAGTGACAAATACGGTCGCGGCTACGACAAAATGATCAACATCTGGGGAGCTGACCACCACGGCTACATCCCGCGGATGAAGGCTGCCATGTCGGCGCTCGGCAATGATCCCGAGAAGCTGGTCGTGCTGATTGCCCAAATGGTCAGCCTGTTCCAGAATGGCGAGAAGGTCAAGATGTCCAAGCGTACCGGCAAGGCCGTTACGATGGAAGACCTGATGGAAGAAGTCGGCCTCGACGCCATCCGTTACTTCTTCACGATGCGCAGTATGGATTCGCATCTGGACTTTGACATGGATCTGGCGATTTCGACATCTAATGAGAACCCGGTATTCTATGTCCAGTACGCACATGCACGCATTTGCAGCATTTTCCGCCAGGCGGAAGAGCAGGGCATCGTGCTGCCGGATTATGCCGACATTGATTACAGCAAGCTGACCGCTGTTCATGAATACGACCTGCTCCGCAAAATCGGTGAGCTGCCGGCGGAAATTACGATTGCCGCCGAAGGTTATGCACCGCACCGTCTGGTCCGTTACGTGTATGATCTGGCTTCGCTGTTCCACAGTTACTACAAGGCAGAGCGCGTAATCACCGAGGACGCGGCTCAGACCGTAGCCCGTCTTGCCCTGCTGGGCGCAGCGCGGACGACGATCGCCAACGTCTTGCGTCTGGTTGGTGTTACCGCACCGGACCGGATGTAA
- a CDS encoding transglycosylase domain-containing protein, whose product MPRDSAAPKVPKRRLRRLFRLLVFSALLFLVGAGVLLGLLYQKPLPPLGDDIRSRLLDSRGNVLTTFTTDGRSRDPVELNQISPLLIKATLAVEDRKFYSHTGFDLKGMGRAVLANLEAGGRTQGASTLTQQLARNLYLTHEKTWTRKSKEALYTLQLEMKYSKDEILNMYLNEIYYGHGAYGIEAAAQMYFGKPAADLDLAESALLAGVPKGPTYYSPYTHLDSAVKRQGIILEAMVDVGDITESQAEAAAREKLNLKPQGQKDTTVAAPYFRDYVRSLVIDSLHISSDELDQGGLNVYTTLDPDMQQAAEEAVDQGMDHSSELETALVSIDPRTGYVKAMVGGTNYRSSAFNHALATTRQPGSSFKPIMYLSALSSKEMTGLSVFNSQPTMFHYDNNRKTYQPRNFGDKYLGEINMKQAIAASDNIYAVNTIMKIGADKVAAMAVAMGINSPLQSVPSLALGTSPVSPLEMASAFAVIGNGGVKQPVTAILKITDAGGHLLYEAPQLQGQFVVEPAAAYVLTRLMEGVFESGGTGNRVASMIKRPVAGKTGTTDTDGWMVGFTPELSTAVWVGYDKGRDIATADGRRAAPIFAQFTEKALENVPPKIFPIPDGVVSVYINPQSGKLATAACPEKELTTFISGTEPTEYCDQHAAGDSDSTPDGSNPGIAGPAKEDHSLWNDIKRWWMN is encoded by the coding sequence ATGCCGCGCGATTCTGCTGCACCCAAAGTCCCGAAGCGCCGCCTCCGCCGGCTCTTCCGCCTGCTGGTCTTCTCCGCCCTCCTGTTCCTGGTAGGGGCCGGAGTTCTGCTTGGGCTTTTATATCAGAAACCTCTCCCTCCGCTCGGGGATGATATCCGCTCCAGGCTGCTTGATTCCAGGGGCAATGTACTGACTACCTTCACTACTGACGGACGCAGCCGTGACCCTGTGGAACTTAATCAAATCTCTCCGCTGCTTATCAAGGCCACTCTGGCTGTAGAGGATCGCAAATTCTATAGTCATACCGGATTTGATCTCAAGGGGATGGGCAGAGCTGTGCTCGCCAACCTGGAGGCAGGAGGACGTACTCAAGGGGCCAGTACACTGACCCAGCAGCTTGCGCGGAATTTGTACCTGACCCATGAGAAAACATGGACCCGCAAGAGTAAAGAGGCTCTCTACACCCTCCAGCTGGAGATGAAATACAGCAAAGACGAGATCCTGAACATGTATCTAAATGAAATCTACTATGGTCACGGTGCCTATGGTATTGAGGCCGCTGCCCAAATGTATTTCGGCAAACCGGCCGCTGACCTGGATCTGGCGGAGAGCGCCCTGCTGGCCGGAGTTCCCAAAGGCCCTACCTATTACTCGCCTTACACCCACCTGGACAGTGCTGTTAAGCGGCAGGGTATCATACTGGAAGCCATGGTCGATGTGGGGGATATTACGGAATCGCAGGCGGAGGCGGCTGCCCGGGAGAAGCTGAACCTCAAACCGCAGGGCCAGAAGGATACTACTGTAGCTGCACCCTATTTCCGCGATTATGTGCGCAGCCTTGTTATAGACAGTCTGCACATCAGCAGCGACGAGCTGGATCAGGGCGGGCTGAATGTCTACACGACCCTTGATCCGGATATGCAGCAGGCTGCGGAAGAGGCCGTGGATCAGGGAATGGACCATAGCAGCGAGCTGGAAACCGCCCTGGTGTCCATTGACCCCCGTACCGGCTATGTGAAGGCCATGGTTGGAGGGACCAATTACCGTTCGAGCGCGTTTAATCATGCCCTGGCCACAACACGCCAGCCTGGTTCTTCCTTTAAACCGATTATGTATTTATCCGCGCTGTCTTCCAAGGAGATGACCGGGTTGTCTGTCTTCAACAGCCAGCCGACAATGTTCCACTATGACAACAACCGCAAAACCTATCAGCCCCGCAACTTCGGCGATAAGTATCTCGGCGAGATCAACATGAAGCAGGCGATTGCCGCTTCCGATAATATTTATGCCGTAAATACAATTATGAAGATTGGCGCGGATAAGGTGGCCGCTATGGCCGTCGCTATGGGAATCAACAGCCCGCTGCAAAGCGTCCCCTCTCTGGCACTCGGCACTTCCCCTGTCAGTCCGCTGGAGATGGCTTCCGCCTTCGCGGTTATCGGCAATGGCGGAGTGAAGCAGCCTGTTACCGCAATTCTGAAAATTACAGATGCGGGCGGACATCTTCTATATGAAGCTCCGCAGCTTCAAGGGCAGTTTGTGGTGGAACCGGCAGCAGCATATGTGCTGACCCGGCTGATGGAAGGCGTCTTCGAGAGCGGAGGAACGGGTAACCGTGTGGCCTCGATGATCAAACGCCCGGTTGCCGGCAAAACAGGCACTACCGACACAGACGGCTGGATGGTGGGCTTCACTCCTGAGCTCTCCACTGCGGTCTGGGTGGGTTATGACAAGGGAAGGGACATTGCCACCGCCGATGGAAGACGTGCAGCGCCTATCTTTGCGCAATTCACGGAAAAAGCACTGGAGAATGTACCGCCGAAGATTTTCCCCATTCCCGATGGCGTGGTCAGCGTATATATCAATCCGCAGTCCGGCAAGCTGGCTACAGCAGCCTGTCCGGAGAAAGAGCTTACGACCTTCATCAGCGGCACGGAGCCTACTGAGTACTGCGACCAGCATGCGGCCGGTGACTCCGATTCTACCCCGGATGGCAGCAACCCGGGGATTGCCGGGCCTGCCAAGGAGGACCATTCGCTATGGAATGACATCAAACGCTGGTGGATGAACTGA
- a CDS encoding GNAT family N-acetyltransferase, whose amino-acid sequence MYYKSFYAFDGKIPVPAVIRSYTQADFAKLITIQSEAFPPPYPAELWWNREQLLNHVTLFPEGALCVEVGGELAGSVTGLRIHYDPEAPALHHTWSEVTDDGYITTHQPDGNTLYIADLCVRPKFRKLGLGKELVQSLYHVVVEQKLQRLLGAGRMPGYHLVADRMTAEEYLAGVVAGTWTDPVITFLLRCGRVPVGVVADYLEDEESGNYAALMEWRNPFL is encoded by the coding sequence ATGTATTATAAGAGTTTCTATGCTTTTGACGGTAAAATACCGGTACCCGCAGTGATCCGCAGCTATACACAAGCCGATTTCGCAAAACTGATCACGATTCAGTCCGAAGCCTTTCCTCCGCCATATCCGGCAGAGTTATGGTGGAACCGGGAGCAGCTGCTGAATCATGTAACGCTTTTCCCGGAAGGGGCACTATGTGTAGAAGTGGGCGGAGAGCTTGCCGGTTCAGTAACGGGACTCAGAATCCATTATGATCCGGAGGCACCCGCACTTCATCATACCTGGTCGGAAGTTACGGATGACGGATACATTACTACGCATCAGCCGGACGGGAACACGCTGTACATTGCTGATCTGTGTGTCCGTCCTAAATTCCGCAAGCTAGGGCTGGGCAAGGAACTGGTGCAGTCGTTGTACCATGTTGTGGTGGAGCAGAAGCTGCAGCGGCTCCTGGGAGCCGGCAGGATGCCGGGATATCACCTGGTGGCTGACCGGATGACGGCGGAAGAATACCTGGCCGGAGTAGTGGCCGGAACGTGGACTGATCCGGTAATTACTTTTCTGCTGCGCTGCGGGCGGGTGCCGGTGGGCGTTGTAGCGGATTATCTGGAAGATGAGGAATCGGGTAATTACGCAGCGCTTATGGAATGGCGGAACCCTTTTCTATAA
- the rpoE gene encoding DNA-directed RNA polymerase subunit delta yields the protein MSTPLNLKLDPEKVKEMPMVDLAFLVLKAANTPYYYRDLMVEVAKLRGMTDQESQDTIAQLYTEINIDGRFACVGTNLWGLKRWYPLERSDDPVGNTKRVRIINDEDDDLEDDDFAEEEENYAAEEEDFDAIDEDRDDLYSDDDSEEEVDEDVVIDEDDIDEDEVDEEDSEDGEEDEADDEEEEDKY from the coding sequence GTGAGTACGCCACTCAATTTAAAGCTGGACCCTGAGAAAGTTAAAGAAATGCCGATGGTCGACCTGGCTTTCCTGGTGCTTAAGGCAGCCAATACGCCTTACTACTACCGTGATCTGATGGTTGAGGTTGCCAAGCTGCGTGGTATGACCGATCAAGAGAGCCAAGATACTATTGCCCAGTTATATACCGAGATTAACATTGACGGGCGTTTTGCCTGTGTCGGAACCAACCTTTGGGGCCTGAAACGCTGGTACCCGCTGGAACGCTCCGATGACCCTGTCGGCAACACCAAACGCGTACGTATCATCAACGATGAGGACGACGACTTGGAAGATGACGACTTTGCTGAAGAAGAAGAGAATTACGCTGCTGAGGAAGAGGATTTCGATGCGATTGATGAAGATCGCGACGACCTCTATTCTGACGACGACAGCGAAGAGGAAGTTGACGAAGATGTTGTCATCGATGAAGACGACATTGACGAAGACGAAGTGGATGAGGAAGATTCCGAAGACGGCGAAGAAGACGAAGCCGATGATGAGGAAGAGGAAGATAAATATTAG
- a CDS encoding YCF48-related protein encodes MSWTATIKRTAVVILSAAMLTVTGLGMQGATSVAAGAAAPACGSGDHGLLQKLQAEHSGVNAVPLSFTDIQFLTADTGRAAGNGFLIGTSDRGCHFQKIYEGQWNFRQIDFPDNVKGWALAAIQDAPETYLIATTDGGSHWKRVTDKGVTFERIHFQDSKRGFGYSQSATYYTKDGGKSWSRIPTPANTRGAEFTSRNNGWAVVAVQGTGYRVMKTSDGGQHWKISLKSTAAYPVGGRIYAQGSQVYALLYGDTGMSQTSYALYASSTSGGSWKRVIAMDTAGGGPAPGSGAAQLTVGPAAGKPGNMQLIGSSNAYLLGYSPAGEQVAVGRSYNGGKSWKNLAPVAGYDGVISFPEAKRGWMAVRGPEHSVLLFTEDGGATWKQKFAFKDTQR; translated from the coding sequence ATGAGTTGGACTGCAACAATAAAGCGCACGGCTGTCGTGATCCTGTCGGCGGCAATGCTGACCGTTACAGGACTGGGCATGCAGGGAGCGACGTCTGTTGCCGCCGGAGCAGCTGCACCGGCATGCGGAAGCGGAGATCATGGATTGCTGCAGAAGCTGCAGGCGGAGCATTCGGGGGTTAATGCCGTACCGCTGAGCTTCACGGATATTCAATTTCTGACCGCGGATACAGGTCGTGCAGCGGGCAATGGGTTCTTGATTGGTACTTCGGACCGGGGCTGTCATTTTCAGAAGATCTATGAAGGACAGTGGAACTTCCGGCAGATTGATTTCCCGGATAATGTAAAGGGATGGGCACTGGCTGCCATTCAAGATGCGCCGGAAACCTATCTGATTGCTACAACAGACGGGGGCAGTCATTGGAAGAGAGTGACGGATAAAGGGGTAACTTTTGAAAGAATTCACTTTCAGGACAGCAAACGCGGATTTGGCTATAGCCAGAGCGCTACCTATTACACCAAAGACGGCGGAAAGAGCTGGAGCCGGATCCCGACGCCTGCGAATACGCGCGGTGCGGAGTTCACCAGCCGTAATAATGGCTGGGCAGTAGTAGCCGTGCAGGGAACAGGTTATCGGGTGATGAAGACATCCGACGGGGGGCAGCACTGGAAGATTTCCTTGAAATCAACGGCAGCTTATCCGGTAGGCGGGCGGATTTATGCTCAGGGGAGCCAGGTCTATGCCTTATTGTACGGAGACACAGGCATGTCCCAGACGTCATACGCCCTATACGCCAGCAGTACAAGCGGAGGGAGCTGGAAACGGGTCATCGCCATGGATACCGCCGGCGGCGGACCTGCACCGGGCAGCGGCGCGGCACAGCTTACGGTGGGGCCGGCTGCCGGGAAGCCGGGTAACATGCAGCTTATAGGCAGCAGCAACGCATACTTATTAGGATATTCTCCGGCAGGTGAACAAGTTGCGGTGGGCCGTTCTTATAACGGCGGCAAGTCATGGAAGAACCTGGCGCCGGTTGCGGGATATGACGGAGTGATTTCGTTTCCTGAAGCTAAGCGGGGCTGGATGGCTGTCCGGGGCCCCGAACACTCCGTTCTGCTGTTTACAGAGGATGGCGGAGCGACCTGGAAGCAGAAGTTCGCTTTCAAAGACACACAGCGCTGA
- a CDS encoding response regulator: protein MEVFNSEGYATFQAANGKLALDIVRNESPDMVLLDMKIPGMDGLEILKHLKELNPAIKVIMMTAYGELDMIKEATKLGALMHFTKPFDIDEMRVAVNMHLHNKSVDQCS, encoded by the coding sequence ATGGAAGTATTTAATAGTGAAGGTTATGCCACCTTTCAGGCAGCTAACGGAAAATTGGCACTGGATATCGTCCGCAATGAATCGCCGGATATGGTTCTGCTCGATATGAAGATCCCGGGGATGGACGGGCTGGAGATTCTCAAGCATTTGAAGGAGCTGAATCCGGCCATTAAAGTAATTATGATGACGGCTTACGGAGAACTGGACATGATCAAGGAAGCGACGAAGCTGGGAGCTCTGATGCATTTTACCAAGCCGTTTGATATCGATGAGATGCGGGTTGCCGTTAATATGCATCTGCATAACAAGTCGGTAGATCAATGCAGCTAG
- a CDS encoding CTP synthase, with protein MTKYIFVTGGVVSSLGKGITAASLGRLLKNRGLKVTIQKFDPYINVDPGTMSPYQHGEVFVTDDGAETDLDLGHYERFIDINLSKNSNVTTGKIYSSVISKERRGEYLGGTVQVIPHITNEIKERVFRAGRETGSDVVITEIGGTVGDIESLPFMEAIRQIKSDIGRENVMYIHVTLIPYIKAAGEVKTKPTQHSVKELRSIGIQPNVIVCRTEYPLTDDMKAKLALFCDIDASAVVECRDASTLYEVPLNLRDEGLDEIVVNHLKLTTPAPDMREWESMLERIQKLERTVEIAIVGKYVALHDAYLSVVESLSHAGFASNAEVKIRWVDAELVTDENVDELLGGIGGILVPGGFGDRGIEGKISAIRFAREQSIPFFGICLGMQVSVIEYGRSVLGMTGANSSEIDPATAYPLIDLLPEQKDIEDMGGTMRLGLYPCKLAPGSLAMSCYDDELVYERHRHRYEFNNAYRDEMEKAGLVFSGTSPDGRLVEIVELPGHPWFLSVQFHPEFTSRPNRPQPLFREFVKASLTHSEQL; from the coding sequence GTGACAAAGTATATTTTTGTAACGGGTGGCGTTGTGTCTTCCCTTGGCAAAGGCATCACCGCCGCTTCGCTGGGCAGGCTGCTCAAGAACAGAGGTCTGAAAGTAACGATCCAGAAATTCGATCCTTACATTAACGTAGACCCTGGAACTATGAGTCCTTATCAGCACGGGGAAGTGTTTGTAACCGATGATGGCGCGGAGACTGACCTCGACCTTGGGCATTATGAACGGTTTATTGATATTAATTTGTCGAAGAACAGCAACGTAACCACGGGTAAGATTTATTCCTCCGTTATCAGCAAAGAGCGCCGCGGGGAATACTTGGGCGGCACCGTTCAGGTTATCCCGCACATCACGAACGAGATCAAGGAACGGGTATTCCGTGCCGGCCGTGAGACTGGTTCTGATGTGGTGATTACCGAGATTGGCGGTACTGTGGGAGATATCGAGAGCTTGCCGTTTATGGAAGCGATCCGTCAGATCAAGAGTGATATCGGCCGTGAGAATGTCATGTACATTCATGTTACCCTGATTCCTTACATCAAGGCTGCAGGCGAAGTGAAGACGAAGCCGACACAGCATAGCGTAAAGGAGCTGCGCAGCATCGGAATTCAGCCGAATGTGATCGTATGCCGTACAGAGTATCCTTTGACCGATGATATGAAGGCCAAGCTTGCCTTGTTCTGTGATATCGATGCGAGTGCCGTTGTGGAATGCCGCGACGCTTCAACACTGTATGAAGTTCCGCTGAACCTGCGTGATGAAGGCTTGGACGAGATTGTAGTCAACCACCTGAAATTGACTACACCTGCGCCGGATATGCGCGAATGGGAGAGCATGCTGGAACGCATCCAGAAGCTGGAACGTACCGTTGAGATTGCCATTGTCGGTAAATATGTAGCGCTCCATGATGCTTATTTGAGCGTTGTAGAGTCACTTTCACATGCGGGATTTGCCTCCAATGCCGAAGTTAAAATCCGGTGGGTAGATGCTGAGCTGGTTACTGACGAGAATGTGGACGAGCTGCTGGGCGGCATCGGCGGCATTCTGGTTCCGGGCGGCTTCGGCGACCGCGGAATCGAAGGCAAGATATCGGCAATCCGCTTTGCGCGTGAGCAGTCCATTCCGTTCTTCGGGATTTGCCTTGGCATGCAGGTGTCTGTGATAGAGTACGGCCGTTCCGTGCTCGGAATGACAGGTGCGAACAGCTCTGAGATCGATCCGGCTACTGCGTATCCGCTGATTGACCTCTTGCCTGAACAGAAGGATATTGAGGATATGGGCGGCACTATGCGCCTCGGACTGTATCCTTGCAAGCTTGCCCCTGGTTCACTTGCGATGTCCTGCTATGATGATGAACTGGTCTATGAACGTCACCGTCACCGGTATGAGTTCAATAACGCTTACCGTGATGAGATGGAAAAAGCAGGTCTGGTCTTCTCCGGAACCTCTCCTGACGGCCGTTTGGTAGAAATTGTTGAGCTGCCGGGACATCCTTGGTTCCTGTCCGTGCAATTCCATCCGGAATTCACTTCCCGTCCGAACCGTCCGCAGCCGCTGTTCCGTGAATTTGTTAAAGCTTCGCTTACCCATTCCGAACAGCTGTAA
- a CDS encoding DUF1934 domain-containing protein: MTEGQQGKFAVSVMLESVQGGERNVVQSAGEAIMKGQFLYIRYEETQPGPQGGEVSVRNTLKISDSGIKLIRHGGVQSEQSFEPGQRLPGFYRSPYTQFNLITDTRRLDMKRDGKKLAVTWEYDLYVYDELSGQFAISLNIQEEPQS; encoded by the coding sequence ATGACTGAAGGACAGCAAGGCAAATTTGCCGTTAGCGTAATGCTGGAAAGCGTGCAGGGCGGTGAGCGGAATGTGGTGCAAAGTGCAGGGGAAGCCATTATGAAAGGGCAATTCCTGTATATCCGCTATGAAGAAACGCAGCCAGGCCCGCAGGGCGGTGAGGTTTCTGTGCGCAACACCCTGAAGATTTCGGACAGCGGAATCAAGCTAATCCGCCATGGTGGTGTTCAGTCGGAGCAATCCTTTGAGCCGGGGCAGCGTCTGCCGGGGTTCTACCGCTCGCCTTATACACAGTTTAATCTCATTACCGATACCCGTAGGCTCGACATGAAACGCGACGGAAAGAAGCTTGCGGTTACATGGGAGTACGACTTGTACGTCTACGACGAGTTATCAGGACAGTTCGCTATAAGTTTGAATATACAGGAGGAACCACAATCATGA